A genomic stretch from Flavobacterium humidisoli includes:
- the pdxH gene encoding pyridoxamine 5'-phosphate oxidase, with product MNDLSNYRKSYEKSELLETTIPEDPINLFNRWFHEVEDFGGSGEVNAMTVSTIGLDGFPKARVVLLKKFSEEGFIFYTNYNSEKGKAIEANPNVCLSFFWQEAERQVIIKGIAQKTSEIISDNYFDSRPDGSKLGAIVSKQSEVIPSRTFLEENLKKLETEFEGKAIPRPENWGGYIVTPLQVEFWQGRPNRLHDRIRYTSQSDFSWKIERLSS from the coding sequence ATGAACGATTTAAGTAATTATAGAAAATCTTATGAGAAAAGCGAACTATTAGAGACGACTATTCCCGAAGATCCAATCAATCTTTTTAACCGATGGTTTCATGAGGTTGAAGATTTTGGAGGAAGCGGAGAAGTGAATGCCATGACGGTTTCTACAATTGGATTGGACGGTTTTCCAAAGGCTCGTGTCGTTTTATTGAAGAAATTTTCGGAAGAAGGGTTTATCTTTTACACCAATTACAATTCTGAGAAAGGAAAAGCAATAGAAGCAAACCCAAATGTTTGCTTGTCATTTTTCTGGCAAGAAGCAGAACGTCAGGTAATCATTAAAGGAATTGCTCAGAAAACATCTGAGATTATTTCAGATAATTATTTTGATTCTCGTCCTGATGGAAGCAAGCTTGGAGCGATTGTTTCGAAGCAAAGTGAAGTGATTCCGTCCAGAACTTTTTTAGAAGAAAATTTAAAAAAACTAGAAACTGAATTTGAAGGAAAAGCAATTCCCAGACCCGAAAATTGGGGTGGCTATATTGTGACTCCATTGCAAGTTGAATTTTGGCAGGGAAGACCCAATAGGCTTCATGATAGAATTCGATATACTAGTCAGTCAGATTTTTCTTGGAAGATTGAAAGGTTGTCTTCTTAA
- a CDS encoding TlpA family protein disulfide reductase, which produces MKISFTTIIAFLIFATSFAQNKFGNPEVDPIQIQKTYEQWTVYNKGIMLSRDFTALDSASKEISKEAFLDQLANGNFIPVRLKSEANIYVYKLFKIQPKTNTSIKATINQIGFDAYKNYKMEGTAFPKFSFKDLDGNLVTNESMKGKIIVIKCWYIHCTPCIREFPQVNKLVSEYKDRNDIVFMSLAEDSAEQLKTFLARKPLTYSVIPDMKVYMNESLQLNSFPTHFIINKEGMIAKVLPNFESLEVALAKETKL; this is translated from the coding sequence ATGAAAATATCATTCACTACTATAATTGCATTCTTAATTTTCGCTACTTCTTTCGCTCAAAATAAATTCGGAAATCCAGAAGTTGATCCCATTCAAATTCAGAAAACTTACGAGCAATGGACGGTTTATAATAAAGGAATAATGCTTTCGAGAGATTTTACTGCCTTAGATTCAGCTTCAAAAGAAATCTCAAAAGAAGCTTTTTTAGATCAGCTGGCAAATGGAAACTTCATTCCAGTTCGATTGAAGTCAGAAGCCAATATTTACGTTTATAAACTATTCAAAATTCAGCCCAAAACAAATACGAGCATAAAAGCAACAATCAATCAAATTGGTTTTGATGCTTACAAAAACTACAAAATGGAAGGAACCGCTTTTCCAAAATTTTCATTTAAAGATTTAGACGGAAATCTGGTTACGAACGAATCCATGAAGGGAAAAATCATAGTGATAAAATGCTGGTACATTCACTGTACGCCTTGTATTAGAGAATTTCCTCAAGTCAATAAATTAGTTTCAGAATACAAAGACCGAAACGATATTGTTTTTATGAGTTTAGCCGAAGATTCAGCAGAACAATTAAAAACGTTTTTAGCTAGAAAACCTTTGACTTATTCTGTAATTCCAGATATGAAAGTCTATATGAATGAATCTCTGCAATTGAATTCATTCCCAACACATTTCATCATCAACAAAGAAGGAATGATTGCTAAAGTGCTTCCGAACTTTGAGAGTCTTGAAGTGGCTTTGGCGAAAGAAACCAAGCTGTAA
- a CDS encoding type IX secretion system membrane protein PorP/SprF: protein MRTKLFFFVILLVTCSGYAQQDAQYTQYMYNTIAINPAYAGSRGVFSVFGLYRTQWVGLDGAPETSSFSINTPINNSRLGIGASLVNDKIGPTNENNISVDLSYTIQTSADFKLSFGIKGTANIFNLDVNKLNPADQGDPQFQDLNSKFSPNVGAGVYWHSDKAYIGLSVPNFIETNRYDDNDVAIYKDRINYYLIGGYVFDLDKYQYIKFKPAILTKMVQGAPLQVDLSANFMFYDKFMIGAAYRWSASLSAMVGFQITDGLYLGYGYDRETTKLNNYNSGSHEIFLRYEFFSNKGKMTTPRFF, encoded by the coding sequence ATGAGAACAAAATTATTTTTCTTCGTCATTCTGTTAGTTACATGTTCAGGTTATGCACAGCAAGATGCGCAGTACACACAGTATATGTACAATACAATAGCCATAAATCCTGCCTATGCAGGTTCCCGTGGAGTATTTAGCGTATTTGGCCTTTACCGCACCCAATGGGTTGGTCTTGATGGAGCACCAGAGACAAGCAGCTTCTCAATCAATACGCCAATAAACAATAGCAGACTAGGTATTGGAGCTTCATTAGTCAATGACAAAATTGGCCCTACAAATGAAAATAACATCTCAGTCGATCTGTCTTATACAATTCAGACATCTGCAGATTTCAAGCTATCATTTGGCATCAAGGGAACGGCAAACATCTTCAATTTAGATGTAAACAAATTAAATCCTGCAGACCAGGGCGACCCTCAATTTCAGGATTTAAACAGTAAATTCTCTCCAAACGTCGGAGCTGGAGTCTACTGGCATTCTGACAAAGCATACATTGGTTTGTCTGTTCCAAACTTTATTGAAACAAATCGTTACGACGATAATGATGTTGCTATCTATAAAGACAGAATCAATTACTACTTAATTGGGGGCTACGTATTCGATCTGGACAAATATCAGTATATAAAATTTAAACCCGCCATTTTAACCAAAATGGTTCAAGGGGCACCGCTGCAAGTGGATCTATCTGCGAATTTTATGTTCTATGATAAATTTATGATAGGTGCGGCCTATAGATGGAGCGCTTCATTAAGTGCTATGGTTGGATTTCAGATCACAGACGGACTATATTTAGGGTATGGCTACGATCGGGAAACTACCAAATTAAACAATTACAATTCAGGCTCGCACGAGATCTTCCTGCGTTATGAATTCTTCTCAAACAAAGGCAAAATGACAACTCCTCGCTTCTTTTAA
- the pyrR gene encoding bifunctional pyr operon transcriptional regulator/uracil phosphoribosyltransferase PyrR: MSQKVLLNSKEVTIILHRLACQLIEKHLDFSNTILVGIQPRGVFLAERLKQILENEYQVPEISLGYLDITFFRDDFRRTDKPLEANKTQINFIVEDKKVIFIDDVLFTGRSIRSALTAIQSFGRPSEIELLVLIDRRFSRHLPIQPDYRGRQVDAINGEKVIVSWKENDGEDVVHLVTN; this comes from the coding sequence ATGAGCCAGAAAGTATTACTTAATTCAAAAGAAGTTACTATCATACTTCACCGTTTGGCTTGTCAGTTAATCGAAAAACATCTTGATTTTTCAAATACTATTTTAGTAGGAATTCAGCCAAGAGGCGTTTTTCTAGCTGAACGTTTAAAACAAATATTAGAAAACGAATACCAAGTTCCTGAAATTTCTTTGGGATATTTAGACATCACTTTTTTTAGAGATGATTTCCGTCGTACTGATAAACCGCTTGAAGCCAATAAAACCCAAATCAATTTTATAGTTGAAGACAAAAAAGTCATTTTTATCGATGACGTTTTGTTTACAGGCCGAAGCATTCGTTCTGCGTTAACTGCCATTCAATCTTTTGGAAGACCTTCAGAAATCGAATTATTGGTTTTAATTGATAGACGTTTCAGCCGTCATTTACCAATTCAGCCCGATTATCGAGGTCGTCAGGTAGATGCTATTAATGGTGAAAAAGTAATTGTAAGCTGGAAAGAAAATGATGGTGAAGATGTTGTTCACTTAGTGACAAATTAG
- a CDS encoding ABC-F family ATP-binding cassette domain-containing protein — translation MLTVNNLSVQFGKRILFDEVNTTFTHGNIYGVIGANGAGKSTFLKVISGDIDPTSGHIHLEPGKRMSVLNQNHNMFDEHTVLETVLMGNKVLYAVKKEMDELYLDYNDANADRIGELQVQFEEMNGWNADSDAAAMLSNLGITEADHYTLMGDMEGKMKVRVLLAQALFGNPDLLIMDEPTNDLDFETIAWLENFLANYENTVIVVSHDRHFLDAVCTHISDIDFGKINHYSGNYTFWYESSQLAAKQRAQQNKKAEEKKQELEEFIRRFSANVAKSKQATSRKKMISKLNISEIKPSSRRYPAIIFDQDREAGDQILNVENLSASVDGEVLFKDINLNMAKGDKIVLFSKDSRATTAFYEILNNEQKADSGTFDWGITTNQAYLPAENHKYFENDLTLVDWLRQYAKTEEERDEVFIRGFLGKMIFSGEEALKTSRVLSGGEKVRCMLSRMMMERANVLMLDEPTNHLDLESITAFNNSLKNFKGSVIFTTHDHEFAQTVGNRIVELTPNGVIDRYMTFDEYLDDEKIQEQRKKMYNL, via the coding sequence ATGTTAACAGTCAATAATTTATCAGTTCAGTTTGGTAAAAGAATTTTATTCGACGAAGTAAATACTACGTTTACTCACGGAAATATTTACGGCGTTATTGGAGCTAATGGAGCAGGAAAATCTACTTTCTTAAAAGTGATTTCGGGCGATATTGATCCAACTTCGGGGCATATTCATTTAGAGCCAGGGAAACGTATGTCGGTTTTAAACCAGAACCACAACATGTTCGACGAACATACTGTTTTGGAGACCGTTTTAATGGGAAATAAAGTTCTGTACGCTGTTAAAAAAGAAATGGATGAACTTTATTTAGATTATAATGATGCTAATGCAGACAGAATAGGGGAGTTACAAGTTCAGTTTGAAGAAATGAACGGATGGAACGCCGATTCTGATGCTGCAGCAATGTTGTCTAACTTAGGAATCACAGAAGCAGACCATTATACTTTAATGGGTGATATGGAAGGAAAAATGAAAGTTCGTGTGCTTTTGGCGCAGGCACTTTTCGGAAATCCTGACTTACTGATTATGGATGAGCCTACCAACGATTTGGATTTTGAGACAATCGCTTGGTTAGAAAACTTCTTAGCAAACTACGAAAACACTGTAATCGTTGTATCTCACGACCGTCACTTTTTAGATGCGGTTTGTACACATATTTCTGATATTGATTTCGGAAAAATTAACCACTACTCAGGAAACTATACATTCTGGTACGAGTCTAGCCAATTAGCGGCAAAACAACGTGCACAACAGAACAAAAAAGCAGAAGAGAAGAAACAGGAGTTGGAAGAATTTATTCGTCGTTTTAGCGCAAACGTTGCGAAATCTAAACAAGCAACTTCTCGTAAAAAAATGATTTCGAAATTAAATATTTCAGAAATTAAACCATCAAGCCGTCGTTATCCTGCCATTATTTTTGATCAGGATCGTGAAGCAGGAGATCAAATCTTAAATGTAGAAAACTTGTCTGCTTCTGTAGATGGAGAAGTTTTATTTAAAGATATTAACCTGAATATGGCGAAAGGCGATAAAATCGTTCTTTTTTCTAAAGATTCACGTGCAACAACAGCTTTCTACGAAATCTTAAACAACGAACAAAAAGCAGATTCTGGAACTTTCGATTGGGGAATTACAACAAACCAAGCGTATTTACCAGCTGAAAACCACAAATACTTCGAAAACGATTTGACTTTAGTAGACTGGTTGCGCCAATATGCTAAAACAGAAGAAGAGCGTGATGAGGTATTTATTAGAGGTTTCTTAGGGAAAATGATTTTCTCTGGAGAAGAAGCTTTAAAAACGTCTAGAGTTTTATCTGGAGGAGAAAAAGTACGTTGTATGCTTTCTAGAATGATGATGGAGCGTGCAAACGTTTTAATGCTAGATGAGCCAACAAATCACTTAGATTTGGAATCTATTACAGCTTTTAACAACTCATTGAAAAATTTTAAAGGTTCTGTAATTTTTACAACACATGACCACGAGTTCGCGCAGACTGTTGGTAACAGAATAGTAGAGTTGACACCAAACGGTGTTATCGATCGTTACATGACATTTGATGAATATCTTGATGATGAAAAAATTCAGGAACAAAGAAAGAAGATGTACAATCTTTAG
- a CDS encoding CAP domain-containing protein: MKKIMRTMLFIAILVAMNACSADSAEAGLETTTPTETLVANYTYNDTEIETMRLINEYRLSIGLNSLERINHISYKCEEHNKYMIQNNVVDHNDFVARSANMTNVLGAKKVGENVAYNYKTPEAAVRAWLDSPGHKENIVGDYTHFGLSVTTDPATGKKYYTNIFVKL; encoded by the coding sequence ATGAAAAAGATTATGCGCACCATGTTGTTCATTGCGATTCTAGTCGCAATGAACGCATGTTCTGCTGATTCCGCTGAAGCTGGCTTGGAAACTACTACTCCAACAGAAACACTTGTTGCAAACTACACCTACAACGATACCGAAATAGAGACGATGAGATTAATAAACGAATACCGTTTGAGTATTGGTTTAAATTCTCTGGAAAGAATTAATCATATATCTTATAAATGTGAAGAGCATAATAAATATATGATTCAGAATAATGTTGTAGATCATAATGATTTTGTTGCTAGGTCTGCTAACATGACTAATGTATTGGGAGCTAAAAAAGTGGGAGAGAATGTTGCCTACAACTATAAAACTCCAGAGGCCGCTGTAAGAGCTTGGTTGGATAGTCCAGGTCATAAAGAAAATATAGTTGGCGATTATACTCATTTTGGGTTATCTGTAACAACAGATCCAGCTACAGGAAAAAAATATTACACTAACATATTTGTTAAGCTTTAA
- a CDS encoding aspartate carbamoyltransferase catalytic subunit translates to MKELSVNHLLGIKYINENDINLIFETADHFKEVINRPIKKVPSLRDITIANIFFENSTRTKLSFELAQKRLSADVISFSAAQSSVKKGETLIDTVNNILSMKVDMVVMRHSNPGAAYFLSKNVKASIVNAGDGAHEHPTQALLDSYSIREKLGDVAGKKVVIVGDILHSRVALSNIYALQMQGAEVKVCGPKTLIPRYIESLGVTVEPNLRKALEWCDVANMLRVQNERMDVNFFPSTREYAQQYGVDKPLLDSLGKEIVIMHPGPINRGVEITSEVADSDHSVILNQVENGVAIRMAVIYLLASKIQ, encoded by the coding sequence ATGAAAGAATTAAGCGTAAATCATTTATTAGGAATAAAATATATCAACGAGAATGATATTAACCTGATTTTTGAAACGGCAGATCATTTTAAAGAAGTCATTAATAGACCGATTAAAAAAGTTCCTTCATTACGAGATATTACCATTGCCAATATTTTCTTCGAAAACAGTACCAGAACCAAACTTTCTTTCGAATTAGCGCAGAAACGTCTTTCTGCAGATGTGATCAGTTTTTCTGCAGCTCAATCATCCGTTAAAAAAGGAGAAACTTTGATTGATACTGTAAATAATATCCTTTCCATGAAAGTTGACATGGTTGTAATGCGCCACTCTAATCCCGGAGCGGCTTATTTTTTATCTAAAAATGTCAAAGCTAGTATTGTAAACGCTGGAGACGGTGCGCACGAACATCCAACGCAGGCTTTACTAGACAGTTATTCTATTAGAGAAAAATTAGGTGATGTTGCAGGAAAAAAAGTAGTGATTGTTGGAGATATTCTGCATTCGAGAGTGGCTTTATCCAACATATACGCTTTGCAGATGCAAGGTGCAGAAGTAAAAGTTTGCGGACCAAAAACACTGATTCCGAGATATATTGAATCGCTTGGTGTTACAGTGGAGCCGAATTTACGTAAAGCGTTAGAATGGTGTGACGTTGCCAATATGCTTCGTGTACAAAACGAACGTATGGATGTGAATTTCTTTCCATCAACACGCGAATACGCGCAGCAATATGGGGTTGACAAACCACTTTTGGATTCGCTAGGAAAAGAAATCGTAATCATGCACCCAGGACCAATCAATAGAGGTGTAGAGATTACATCTGAAGTGGCCGATTCTGATCATTCAGTTATCTTGAATCAGGTAGAGAATGGAGTTGCGATTAGAATGGCGGTTATTTATTTGCTGGCTTCTAAGATACAGTAA
- a CDS encoding OmpA family protein has protein sequence MKNYTLLFVTIIGAFSFSSYAQQTKINAADKKYDSYAYVDAIKTYEKVAAKGYKSEDMFKKLGNAYYFNSDFQNAAKWYGELFAMNPNPEPEYYFRYAQSLKSTGDIAKANKLLEEFNAVSKNDSRGKLYKEDINYMDQIKANSGRYQIEDAGINSKYSDYGSFVYNNKIYFASARDTGNFTQRKHKWTGEYFTNIYNADLDPATGTASKVNKFKSAINTKFHEASPVFTKDGKTVYFTRNNYIDGKKGKDESKVTLIKLYRAELGKDNKWTNITELPFNSNNYSTAHPALSPDEKTLYFASDMPGSFGESDLYKVTINSNGGYGPPQNLGNTINTEGKETYPYLTSENEIYFASDGHPGLGGLDVFVANIDNSGKISNIQNVGADVNSPKDDFAYIIDPETRRGFFTSNKDGGQGSDDIYRFLETRRLKCIQQLYGIITDAETGLALPGAKVTLYDDQMNLKNSAVADGSGVYTFDVECGKTYYVRAEKPEFTTKEVSIAIDKTSGKTNLPIALEKATCKVTVGDDLGKCFGIKMIYFDLDKSNIRTEAALDLEKILVVLNDYPTMKLDIRSHTDSRASHQYNEALSDRRAKSTVQWLIKNGIAPNRLTGKGYGETELVNKCADDVPCTEEEHQANRRSEFIITAL, from the coding sequence ATGAAAAACTATACACTACTTTTCGTTACAATTATAGGCGCTTTTTCATTCAGCAGTTATGCCCAGCAGACAAAAATAAATGCTGCGGACAAAAAATATGACAGCTACGCTTATGTCGATGCAATAAAGACCTATGAAAAAGTTGCCGCAAAAGGCTACAAATCTGAAGACATGTTTAAAAAACTGGGAAATGCCTATTATTTCAATTCAGATTTCCAGAACGCGGCAAAATGGTACGGCGAATTATTTGCAATGAATCCAAATCCTGAACCGGAATACTATTTTAGATATGCCCAATCTTTAAAATCGACTGGAGATATCGCCAAGGCCAATAAGCTTTTGGAAGAATTCAATGCTGTCTCAAAAAATGACAGCAGAGGAAAACTTTACAAAGAAGACATAAACTATATGGACCAGATAAAAGCAAATTCTGGGAGGTACCAGATAGAAGACGCGGGCATTAATAGCAAATACTCAGATTACGGCTCATTTGTCTATAATAATAAAATTTATTTTGCGTCTGCGCGAGATACGGGAAATTTTACACAGCGTAAACACAAATGGACAGGAGAATATTTCACCAATATTTATAATGCTGATCTGGATCCCGCAACGGGAACCGCATCAAAAGTGAATAAATTTAAATCGGCTATTAATACCAAATTTCACGAAGCTTCTCCTGTTTTTACCAAAGACGGAAAAACAGTCTATTTTACCCGAAACAACTATATTGACGGAAAAAAAGGCAAAGACGAAAGCAAAGTCACTTTAATCAAGCTTTACAGAGCCGAACTGGGAAAAGACAATAAATGGACTAATATTACCGAGCTTCCATTCAACAGCAATAACTACAGCACAGCGCATCCGGCTCTAAGCCCAGACGAAAAAACGCTGTATTTTGCTTCTGATATGCCAGGATCTTTTGGAGAATCTGATCTGTATAAAGTAACTATAAATTCAAATGGTGGCTATGGCCCTCCGCAAAATCTCGGAAACACGATTAATACGGAAGGAAAAGAAACCTATCCCTATCTAACCTCTGAAAATGAGATTTATTTTGCATCTGACGGACATCCGGGTCTGGGAGGATTGGATGTTTTTGTAGCCAATATTGACAATAGCGGAAAAATAAGCAATATTCAGAATGTCGGGGCAGATGTCAATTCTCCAAAAGATGATTTTGCGTACATTATTGATCCTGAAACAAGAAGAGGTTTCTTCACATCCAACAAAGATGGCGGACAGGGTTCTGATGACATCTATAGGTTCTTAGAAACTAGAAGACTCAAATGCATCCAACAGCTATACGGAATAATAACGGATGCTGAAACGGGGCTTGCGCTTCCAGGAGCAAAAGTCACTCTGTATGATGATCAGATGAATCTTAAAAATTCTGCTGTTGCAGACGGTTCCGGAGTATACACCTTTGATGTGGAATGCGGGAAAACGTATTATGTAAGAGCTGAAAAACCAGAATTCACTACAAAAGAAGTAAGTATAGCCATAGACAAAACAAGCGGCAAGACCAACCTGCCGATTGCACTGGAAAAAGCGACCTGCAAGGTTACCGTCGGTGATGATTTAGGAAAATGCTTCGGAATCAAAATGATTTACTTTGATTTGGATAAATCTAATATTAGAACAGAAGCGGCGCTTGATTTGGAAAAAATACTCGTTGTTTTAAACGATTATCCAACTATGAAATTGGATATCCGTTCACACACAGACAGCAGGGCATCGCACCAGTACAACGAAGCATTATCTGACCGCCGAGCCAAATCGACCGTTCAGTGGCTCATTAAAAACGGAATAGCTCCTAACCGATTAACAGGAAAAGGCTATGGCGAAACAGAATTGGTAAATAAATGCGCAGACGATGTTCCATGTACCGAAGAGGAACATCAGGCAAATAGACGAAGCGAATTTATTATTACTGCTTTATAA
- a CDS encoding ribonuclease Z has protein sequence MKLTILGCYAATPRTLTNPTSQVLEIKNRLFLIDCGEGTQVQLRKNKIKFSKINHIFISHLHGDHLYGLIGTISTFSLLGRTTDLHIYGPKGIKELILLQLRLTESWTTYSLFFHELESKESEVIFEDKKVIVKTIPLKHRVYTNGFLFQEKPDERKLDIEAVQHYDIHVAYYQKIKNGSDITLDDGTVVENKKLTFDPPPTKSYAFCSDTVYNEEIIPIIQNTDILYHESTFLESEARLAEKTLHSTAKEAANIALKANIKQLILGHYSTRYDGIERFKEEAETVFPNVLLGDDGRSFEF, from the coding sequence ATGAAACTTACAATACTGGGCTGTTACGCCGCAACTCCGAGAACACTTACTAATCCGACTTCGCAGGTTCTGGAAATTAAAAATCGATTGTTTTTAATTGATTGTGGAGAAGGAACTCAAGTTCAGCTTCGAAAGAATAAGATTAAATTCTCAAAAATCAATCATATTTTTATTTCCCATCTTCACGGAGATCATTTGTACGGATTAATTGGGACGATTTCTACTTTTTCTCTTTTGGGAAGAACAACCGATTTACATATTTATGGTCCAAAAGGAATTAAAGAATTAATTCTTCTTCAGTTAAGATTGACTGAATCTTGGACAACTTATTCTTTGTTTTTTCACGAATTAGAATCAAAAGAAAGTGAAGTTATTTTTGAAGATAAAAAGGTTATTGTAAAAACGATTCCGTTAAAGCATCGCGTTTATACCAATGGCTTTCTGTTTCAAGAAAAACCAGATGAAAGAAAATTAGATATTGAAGCAGTTCAGCATTATGATATTCATGTGGCTTATTATCAGAAAATTAAAAATGGAAGTGATATCACACTTGACGATGGAACTGTAGTTGAAAATAAAAAATTGACTTTTGATCCGCCGCCAACAAAAAGTTATGCCTTCTGTTCTGATACCGTTTACAATGAAGAGATTATTCCGATTATACAGAATACAGATATTTTATATCACGAGTCTACGTTTCTGGAATCTGAAGCAAGGCTAGCAGAAAAAACATTGCATTCGACAGCAAAAGAAGCGGCAAATATTGCATTGAAAGCCAATATAAAACAATTAATTTTAGGTCATTATTCAACACGTTACGACGGAATTGAGCGTTTTAAAGAAGAAGCCGAAACGGTTTTTCCAAATGTGCTTTTAGGAGATGATGGACGTAGTTTCGAGTTTTAA
- a CDS encoding ribonuclease Z, giving the protein MKVDQKGHTVTIKDTQGDVNAFLEKVTQQFKTFEKQNIIIDLSANAAITEKDLKAFLPLSKLHKKTKKSFVIVATDLDFNAISDKLAVVPSLLEAHDIIEMEEIERDLGF; this is encoded by the coding sequence ATGAAAGTAGATCAAAAAGGACATACCGTTACGATTAAAGATACACAAGGAGATGTAAACGCTTTCTTGGAAAAAGTGACGCAACAGTTTAAAACCTTTGAAAAACAAAATATTATAATCGATTTATCGGCTAATGCAGCAATTACAGAAAAAGATTTGAAAGCTTTTTTACCACTTTCTAAGCTTCATAAAAAAACAAAAAAATCTTTTGTTATAGTTGCAACCGATCTTGATTTTAATGCTATTTCAGATAAATTAGCAGTGGTTCCTTCTCTTTTGGAAGCTCATGATATTATCGAAATGGAAGAAATCGAAAGAGACCTAGGGTTTTAA